In Archocentrus centrarchus isolate MPI-CPG fArcCen1 chromosome 1, fArcCen1, whole genome shotgun sequence, the following proteins share a genomic window:
- the ltv1 gene encoding protein LTV1 homolog codes for MPHRKKKAFIDKKKAVTFHLVHRSQKDPLAADEKAPQHVLLPATKVEADKRREEQRKFGVFFDDDYDYLQHLREATGTSELVASGSFHSDRRPFQLQDEEEKNEEANDVHKDIPAASINLPSSVFASEFEEQVGLLNKAAPISGPRLDMDPDIVAALDDDFDYENPDNILEDDFIVKANTAGGAVGTEGDNHDDDDDDEWEDTDEEDDFDSEGGFSSDEDVEGGGRSREFLFMNEETKSRFTEYSMTSSVMRRNEQLTLLDDRFEKFYEQFDDDEIGALDNAELEGFIEPDSARLDEVIKDYFKQKEKESLRPEDLGPKQLPVVREEGEDEEDEEEMETVVVEAPEEKWDCETIISTYSNIYNRPKVIEEPQKPKPIRVSNKTGIPLDVLPTGGLTAKQAERMTRINDTDLPRVSTQPRSKEESKEERKARKQAIKEERKERRVEKKANKMAFKEEKARQEKQMLNLRTNVQGLKL; via the exons ATG CCACATCGAAAGAAGAAGGCATTTATTGACAAGAAGAAGGCTGTGACCTTTCACCTTGTCCACAGGAGTCAGAAGGACCCCTTGGCTGCAGATGAGAAAGCACCGCAGCATGTCCTCCTGCCTGCCACAAAG GTGGAAGCAGATAAAAGGCGTGAGGAGCAGAGGAAATTTGGTGTATTCTTTGACGATGATTACGACTACCTGCAGCACCTGAGGGAGGCGACCGGCACGTCCGAGCTGGTGGCGTCTGGCAGTTTCCATTCTGACAGACGGCCTTTTCAGCTCCaagatgaagaggaaaaaaatgaggaggCAAACGATGTGCACAAGGACATTCCT GCTGCCTCCATCAACCTGCCGTCTTCAGTGTTCGCCTCAGAGTTTGAAGAGCAGGTGGGACTTCTGAACAAAGCTGCTCCCATTTCAG GACCCCGGCTAGACATGGACCCGGACATTGTAGCTGCTCTCGATGATGACTTTGATTATGAGAACCCTGACAACATCTTAGAGGACGATTTCATCGTCAAAGCAAACACTGCAGGTGGAGCTGTGGGCACAGA AGGAGACaaccatgatgatgatgatgatgatgagtggGAGGACACAGATGAGGAAGACGACTTCGACTCTGAGGGCGGCTTTTCCAGCGACGAGGACGTAGAAGGGGGCGGCCGCAGTCGAGAGTTCCTGTTCATGAACGAAGAGACAAAGAGTCGCTTCACAGAGTACTCGATGACCTCGTCTGTGATGAGGAGGAACGAGCAGCTCACCCTGCTGGACGACCGCTTTGAAAAG TTTTATGAACagtttgatgatgatgagatCGGTGCTCTGGACAACGCTGAGCTGGAAGGCTTCATCGAACCAGACAGCGCTCGCCTGGATGAAGTCATCAAAGACTACTTCAAACAGAAGGAGAAGGA GTCCCTGAGGCCTGAAGATTTGGGTCCCAAACAACTTCCTGTTGTGAGGGAGGAGGGTgaagatgaggaagatgaagaagagatgGAAACTGTAGTTGTTGAAGCTCCAGAAGAGAAGTGGGACTGTGAAACGATCATCA GCACATATTCCAACATATATAACAGACCCAAAGTAATTGAAGAACCTcaaaag CCAAAGCCGATCCGTGTTTCCAATAAGACGGGCATCCCTCTAGATGTCCTCCCCACCGGAGGCCTGACAGCCAAGCAGGCAGAGCGCATGACGAGAATTAACGACACAGACCTGCCTCGGGTCTCCACGCAGCCTCGAAGCAAAGAGGAGagcaaagaggagaggaaggccAGGAAACAGGCCATCAAGGAAGAACGTAAG gagaGGAGAGTTGAAAAGAAAGCCAACAAGATGGCGTTCAAGGAGGAAAAAGCCCGACAGGAGAAGCAAATGTTGAACCTGAGGACAAATGTTCAGGGCCTGAAGCTTTAG
- the capn9 gene encoding calpain-9, translated as MPLQSSLSGRDSSSGQAESTQSDGKSFEQLRHECLLKGVLFEDPDFPANGSSLFFSQSVPVQIEWKRPREICKNPKFILDGADRTDICQGQLGDCWLLAAIASLTMKKEALARVVPPDQDFDNRYAGIFHFQFWNHNRWLDVVVDDRLPTVRNQLIMLHSASQNEFWSALLEKAYAKMHGSYESLKGGSTMEAMEDFTGGVGEMYETKAAPSNLFTIMKKALDRGSMMGCSIDITSSAESEAKTSTGLVKGHAYSITGLEEVNVRGQKVQLIRIRNPWGEVEWNGAWSDNSREWNYIDTAEKTRILQNSAEDGEFWMEFEDFRRNYDKVEICNMTPDSLTDDTKQQWEVTVFEGNWIRGSTAGGCRNYIDTFWTNPQFKLALEDTDDDDDVCSVVIALMQKNRRKLRKEGLDMETIGFAVYEAPDGEDHVGKDFFRYNASKARSRTYINLREVAERFTLPPGKYLVVPTTFQPHHEADFLIRVFSEKKAEALEMGSKVDADLPDPPMPSPPEEETAEEKGLRRLFDQLAGEDQAISVTELQQMLNGVLSRRKEIKCNGLSLSTCHSIINLMDVDNTGKIEFQEFKVFWERMKKWLMLFLSFDTDRSGTMSSYELRSALKAAGMQLNNQLLQLMGLRYANESHEIDFDGYLNCIVRLENMFRVFQAMDRSNRGRVRMNIMQFLMLSMNI; from the exons atgccTCTCCAATCTTCTCTGTCCGGCAGGGACTCCAGCTCGGGCCAGGCTGAGAGCACGCAGTCAGATGGGAAATCCTTTGAGCAGCTGAGGCATGAATGTCTCCTAAAGGGGGTCCTGTTTGAGGATCCGGACTTTCCTGCCAATGGCTCCTCGCTCTTCTTCAGCCAGAGTGTTCCTGTGCAGATTGAATGGAAGAGGCCCCGG GAGATCTGCAAAAACCCAAAGTTCATCTTAGATGGCGCAGACAGAACAGACATTTGCCAAGGACAGCTCG GGGACTGCTGGCTGCTGGCAGCTATTGCTTCTTTGACCATGAAAAAAGAAGCCCTGGCCAGAGTCGTACCCCCCGACCAGGACTTTGATAACAGATATGCCGGCATCTTTCACTTCCAG TTCTGGAACCACAACAGATGGCTGGATGTGGTTGTGGATGACAGACTGCCAACAGTGAGGAATCAACTCATCATGCTTCACTCTGCCTCCCAAAATGAGTTCTGGAGTGCTCTGCTGGAGAAAGCCTACGCCAA aaTGCATGGCAGCTATGAGTCCCTGAAGGGCGGCAGCACGATGGAGGCCATGGAGGACTTTACTGGTGGCGTGGGCGAAATGTACGAAACCAAGGCTGCTCCGAGCAACTTGTTCACGATCATGAAGAAGGCCCTGGATCGAGGCTCAATGATGGGATGCTctattgat ATCACCAGCTCTGCAGAGTCTGAGGCCAAGACATCCACGGGCCTGGTGAAAGGACATGCATACTCCATCACAGGCCTGGAGGAG GtgaatgtcagaggtcagaaggTGCAGCTGATCCGGATTAGAAACCCCTGGGGAGAGGTCGAGTGGAACGGTGCCTGGAGTGACAA TTCCAGAGAGTGGAATTATATTGACACGGCAGAAAAAACTCGCATACTGCAGAATTCAGCTGAAGATGGTGAATTCTG GATGGAATTTGAGGACTTCAGGAGAAACTACGATAAAGTGGAGATTTGCAACATGACTCCTGACTCCCTGACTGATGACACAAAGCAACAGTGGGAAGTCACCGTGTTTGAGGGAAACTGGATCCGTGGCTCCACTGCTGGAGGCTGCAGGAACTACATTG ACACATTTTGGACCAACCCTCAGTTCAAGCTGGCGCTGGAAgatactgatgatgatgatgatgtgtgcAGTGTGGTGATCGCGCTGATGCAAAAGAACAGACGAAAACTGAGAAAAGAAGGCCTGGACATGGAGACCATCGGCTTTGCAGTGTATGAG GCTCCAGATGGTGAGGACCATGTGGGGAAAGATTTCTTCCGTTACAATGCATCCAAGGCTCGCAGCAGAACCTACATCAACTTGCGGGAAGTGGCAGAACGTTTCACACTGCCTCCTGGAAAATACCTGGTGGTCCCCACCACTTTCCAGCCCCACCATGAGGCTGACTTTCTTATCCGTGTCTTCTCTGAGAAGAAAGCTGAAGCTTT AGAGATGGGAAGCAAAGTTGATGCTGACCTGCCAGAT CCACCCATGCCGAGCCCTCCAGAGGAGGAGACGGCTGAGGAGAAAGGCCTCAGAAGACTGTTTGACCAGCTGGCTGGTGAG GACCAGGCCATTTCTGTCACAGAGCTTCAGCAGATGCTAAATGGTGTCCTCAGCAGGA GAAAAGAGATCAAATGTAACGGCCTCAGTCTCAGCACCTGCCACAGTATCATCAACCTTATGGAT GTGGACAATACAGGAAAGATTGAGTTCCAAGAATTTAAAGTCTTCTGGGAGAGGATGAAGAAATGGCTC ATGCTCTTCCTATCCTTTGACACAGACCGGTCAGGAACGATGTCATCCTATGAGCTTCGCTCCGCTCTCAAAGCTGCAG GCATGCAACTGAACAACCAGCTCCTGCAGCTGATGGGACTGAGGTATGCTAACGAGAGCCACGAGATTGACTTTGATGGCTACCTCAACTGCATCGTCCGTCTGGAGAACATGTTCA GAGTTTTCCAGGCTATGGACAGATCAAATAGGGGACGGGTGAGAATGAACATCATGCAG TTCCTGATGTTGTCGATGAACATATGA